In Nicotiana tabacum cultivar K326 chromosome 21, ASM71507v2, whole genome shotgun sequence, one DNA window encodes the following:
- the LOC107783276 gene encoding sucrose synthase yields MAERVLTRVHSLRERLDATLAAHRNEILLFLSRIESHGKGILKPHQLLAEFDAIRQDDKKKLNDHAFEELLKSTQEAIVLPPWVALAIRLRPGVWEYVRVNVNALVVEELTVPEYLHFKEELVDGTSNGNFVLELDFEPFTASFPKPTLTKSIGNGVEFLNRHLSAKMFHDKESMTPLLEFLRVHNYKGKTMMLNDRIQNLTTLQNVLRKAEEYLIMLPPETPFSEFEHKFQEIGLEKGWGDTAERVLEMICMLLDLLEAPDSCTLEKFLGRIPMVFNVVILSPHGYFAQENVLGYPDTGGQVVYILDQVPALEREMLKRLKEQGLDITPRILIVTRLLPDAVGTTCGQRLEKVYGAEHSHILRVPFRTEKGIVRKWISRFEVWPYMETFTEDVAKELAAELQAKPDLIIGNYSEGNLVASLLAHKLGVTQCTIAHALEKTKYPDSDIYWKKFDEKYHFSSQFTADLIAMNHTDFIITSTFQEIAGSKDTVGQYESHQAFTMPGLYRVVHGIDVFDPKFNIVSPGADINLYFPYSEKEKRLTALHPEIEELLYSDIENEEHLCVLKDRNKTILFTMARLDRVKNLTGLVEWYAKNARLRELVNLVVVGGDRRKESKDLEEQTEMKKMYELIKTHNLNGQFRWISSQMNRVRNGELYRYIADTRGAFVQPAFYEAFGLTVVEAMTCGLPTFATNHGGPAEIIVNGKSGFHIDPYHGEQAADLLADFFEKCKTEPSHWETISTGGLKRIQEKYTWQIYSERLLTLAAVYGFWKHVSKLDRLEIRRYLEMFYALKYRKMAEAVPLAAE; encoded by the exons ATGGCTGAACGTGTGCTGACTCGTGTTCACAGCCTTCGTGAACGTCTTGATGCTACTTTGGCTGCTCATCGCAATGAGATATTACTGTTTCTTTCAAG GATTGAAAGCCATGGAAAAGGGATCTTGAAACCGCATCAGCTATTGGCTGAGTTTGATGCAATTCGCCAAGATGACAAAAAGAAACTGAATGATCATGCATTTGAAGAACTCCTGAAGTCCACTCAG GAAGCAATTGTTCTGCCACCTTGGGTTGCACTTGCGATTCGTTTGAGGCCTGGTGTGTGGGAATATGTCCGTGTGAATGTCAATGCGCTAGTCGTTGAGGAGCTGACTGTCCCTGAGTATTTGCATTTCAAGGAAGAACTTGTCGATGGAAC CTCCAATGGAAATTTCGTTCTCGAGTTGGATTTTGAGCCCTTCACCGCATCCTTTCCTAAACCAACCCTCACCAAATCTATCGGAAATGGAGTTGAATTCCTCAATAGGCACCTCTCTGCGAAAATGTTCCATGACAAGGAAAGCATGACCCCGCTTCTTGAATTTCTTCGGGTTCACAATTATAAGGGCAAG ACAATGATGCTGAACGACAGAATACAGAATTTAACCACACTGCAAAATGTCCTAAGGAAGGCAGAGGAATACCTCATTATGCTTCCCCCTGAAACTCCATTTTCCGAATTCGAACACAAGTTCCAAGAAATTGGATTGGAGAAGGGATGGGGCGACACTGCAGAGCGCGTGCTGGAGATGATATGCATGCTTCTTGATCTCCTCGAGGCTCCCGATTCCTGTACTCTTGAGAAGTTCTTGGGGAGAATTCCTATGGTGTTCAATGTGGTTATCCTTTCCCCCCACGGATATTTCGCCCAGGAAAATGTCTTGGGTTATCCCGACACTGGTGGCCAG GTTGTCTATATATTAGATCAAGTTCCAGCCTTGGAGCGTGAAATGCTTAAGCGCCTAAAGGAGCAAGGACTTGATATCACACCGCGTATTCTTATT GTTACTCGTCTGCTACCTGATGCAGTTGGAACGACTTGTGGTCAGCGGCTTGAGAAGGTGTATGGAGCCGAGCACTCACATATTCTGAGGGTCCCCTTTAGGACTGAGAAGGGCATTGTTCGTAAATGGATCTCTCGCTTTGAAGTGTGGCCATATATGGAGACTTTCACTGAG GATGTCGCAAAAGAACTTGCTGCAGAATTGCAGGCCAAGCCAGATTTGATAATAGGCAACTATAGCGAGGGAAATCTTGTGGCTTCATTGCTCGCTCATAAGTTAGGCGTAACACAG TGCACCATAGCTCATGCATTGGAGAAAACAAAGTATCCTGATTCTGACATCTACTGGAAAAAATTCGATGAAAAATACCATTTCTCGTCCCAGTTTACCGCTGATCTTATTGCAATGAATCACACCGATTTTATCATCACCAGCACTTTCCAGGAGATAGCAGGAAG CAAGGACACTGTCGGACAGTACGAGAGTCATCAGGCATTCACAATGCCCGGATTGTACAGAGTTGTTCACGGCATTGATGTGTTCGACCCCAAATTCAACATTGTCTCACCTGGAGCTGACATAAACCTCTATTTCCCATATTCCGAGAAGGAAAAGAGACTGACAGCACTTCACCCTGAAATCGAGGAGCTGCTGTACAGTGACATTGAGAACGAGGAACATCT GTGTGTGCTAAAGGACAGGAATAAGACAATCTTATTCACAATGGCGAGATTGGATCGTGTGAAGAATTTAACCGGACTTGTTGAGTGGTATGCCAAGAACGCACGGCTAAGGGAGTTGGTTAACCTTGTTGTGGTTGGTGGAGATCGAAGGAAAGAATCCAAAGATTTGGAAGAGCAAACAGAAATGAAAAAGATGTATGAGCTAATAAAGACTCACAATTTAAATGGCCAATTCAGATGGATTTCTTCACAGATGAACCGAGTGAGGAACGGTGAACTCTACCGATACATTGCTGACACTAGAGGAGCTTTCGTGCAGCCTGCATTCTACGAGGCTTTCGGTTTGACTGTTGTTGAGGCCATGACCTGTGGTTTGCCTACATTTGCAACTAATCATGGCGGTCCAGCTGAGATCATCGTTAACGGAAAATCTGGCTTCCACATCGATCCATATCACGGTGAGCAAGCTGCTGATCTGCTAGCTGATTTCTTTGAGAAATGTAAGACAGAACCTTCTCATTGGGAAACCATTTCAACGGGTGGCCTGAAGCGCATCCAAGAGAA GTACACGTGGCAAATCTACTCGGAGAGGCTATTGACATTGGCTGCTGTTTACGGGTTCTGGAAACATGTTTCTAAGCTTGATCGTCTAGAAATCCGTCGATATCTTGAAATGTTTTATGCTCTCAAATACCGCAAGATG GCTGAAGCTGTTCCATTGGCTGCTGAGTGA